A stretch of Besnoitia besnoiti strain Bb-Ger1 chromosome Unknown contig00015, whole genome shotgun sequence DNA encodes these proteins:
- a CDS encoding uncharacterized protein (encoded by transcript BESB_029090): protein MPAAIRPPHAEPRTGDADGEASVLSGSRPSFSPSRKSAPPSEPSFSDVALQGETTSKDSLQSAFLAFRPGPFTGERDTRHGPGRLDAEGGEGSPFASFHSEPASSLPWSFAREASMEEGDLLPLTLLSSISPPSRFARSASSSTPPSSSASSRDLPRRLGGRDSRGLDLQLLGVGGACAEEPGEPQRQGAQLPARKAPWLCDVDTVENSLTEELHRVRCCVAAGERADRVFAAPRTPPCLEADFASDEEEEEASSFLFTGLRDPASWADPALPRAAFGSRRGTESRRESGEARQRERPVQSGTCADARFKNFGSPLSGAAPRLAFLSAVFGGRGTGRMHLSESAKSRRSHSACIDTATWQQRDTQSWTDASLRSAAPGDFRSRTEELRALTRMAYRRFGVSRLWPSKPRRNLDLPDSVLHPFPSFPMDWSAKKGFFATALLSRLYIANTDNTCAPEGGAICLWDAAEPRGVRDFLGGHSLPGASLSASSEWPSSRSASPSSSQPAQRHGELFFASAEGRHASSPPRHSARASQRTAGEPATEQDGGAAGRTSTLSSTGRESPFHLFSSSQDFAFLSQTSSASPALRASSRSLFCPSPARQGTGYPGNSARSSSVPCASPCGCCLGASAPFVASPPLLLPAPPRTEDSGVPAEDTWRESEEGRASQTQSVFVSPGVFPSARASADHQDGGERLSASLPSPLSAALLHSLSALAPNPLPSPTGASPSSLPAPPSSPLSDMNSVALPPPVGDGPSLFCASLLPPPSSFPAPATGSRPSSSAYAPAPAAPASASSSSAPRLPAARPPPLSLWPSEASLSVALLSAPASSAPSASASAPVPPLAASPLVTAVRFCRTEELLLAVGFESGEVEIWAPFPAVDSCVAARPSRMTRPVCASRSATSDPRLFRVGVSSLCHSRRRAATRRQNGEKTADARAQSPGRDDRTRALSEVDSVHAGAEGDVVCASRGRLQSYEAERRGLPSARTKPAPSSRAFSDAPQLRSDTEASQPSSALPCLLSTSHLFSGASSRPQTDARLQTRAAAPSAPCAEPQQPQATEEGSPVVSLAWHPSRLLLASGHASGVVVLWRFARNTGSDPNEARKGEGRKRTRATREAGDVRGFAALEEAAGPRARAELAGIEEAERLEFFEKHLPRGSSSDAEILTNVQMVRVHIFRVDLLASSAPLSSPFPFSSAALLASTALVSSSCFQPSAAAAFSRRARAAPEGASSRTCREQRPLPLLREWGEEAVAAAVGERESEREREDRFTEWPVRLAWDAAGESLAVGGSRGTLIFFSLSHLLQYFREVDRLTDRLRRHLGDLRSSFALSEQRCARPAPAILASPAAVPPLTTGAAVEEAPFQKRLRQGAFRFAAAASLYGAAYCAEEARSGREGLCFEGIVETHADGERETAHVTRPLCSIVSPSARAETAALPTLLVSSSATNTNRSSPFFSGPCAAPCAEVGQAAPLPPSGALMEAIKSAQVVCGELQRLQRARANLKAASVADASEGLKAGEAPSPAFPPSPLATVSNVSTRTGSSPPDTPLGLLTGRAAADQETAARPVGAAEARAKKVDHVDEAAAAASASPAQAACETNGLSAAETTEEPGGKQTAWPAGGGDASKGRNETPCQAPRPPREVESAAPNSCRANDSVVFQDENICNAPRLLRRVGASHELRRSALEEESEARPRGGVSNVAISSPKFESGETPRQASSLSECPWQARVSPPALPAPSEHNEPAASESGPPQHLWRAFQKEEDARRRAFSAQVESLLSRFRRAKERLLASFLPERAPGQGTCLKPDLLVACAVEKRALRPPRDGRPGCNPPEAESHADRVAGQRFCRELLGIKNVLSHAHGGGVTALEWCEHDAAVIVSAGEEFDEALVPEAPRLGADRREEGHDAETGRQPAKNTQAARRGEERRPAGSTVALWRVSEGHRSGPERLFTIRLEGLVTSFLWSRLTGELLMSHASCARPWAPSLSSYSLPAPSSASSASSSGSSSAHAEGSPSSTSASTSPLAFSFASAAEAVPSFRRELASSRSRRRMPFSPPFFSQQRRGDEATAERRGEPSSVEVLGAREGREDAWKKGSSRGRWGVTVWRYVNEESFAALASSSAAFLEHELPAPLAAFGRQAIRPKRAPRESSRPAFRLPALVKVGELGTPPCLKTRPPASPPSWLAEPASRNAGFFLHSQDTLLFTSSRQTEGDVAEEAHAQADPPAEPGVEPSESRGSRSAAAAPTTRPASLAQPSSSLLLASASPRPSVALPAPAPAEPERVGRRPPRLAEVGDGLPGTEARDRRTPRGPLPTAGPLSPTGSLPGGPFASEWDAFLAARDAGVESSVYLEADNASCLIQSADGSVIAYWSLPTELITVWELPAPQAPDPARTLNRPRAVEEPGAALDSDEGDPDDAGAWALGGDDDSRGGFLLGRSRHAGRSGGQRAKREKEGNATRVSSGSCIAARPAARRPVAESVRWGEDLSVAWLRRASQAGRRRDTLLHAERQTPETEEGHLRCCRKSAYEPEDAREARSESRSGLGPLFRKNLLSRSVQSRQAFSLPGWTQRTQKDEGKIESALQPGRFRHCAEDVQDEDHEQEDEGHVSDFFRLGAKTASRALAAMR from the exons ATGCCGGCCGCCATCAggccgccgcatgcagaacCCCGCACGGGGGATGCTGATGGCGAGGCGTCCGTTCTCTCTGGCTCCCGTCCGTCGTTCTCTCCATCTCGGAAGAGTGCACCACCTTCGGAGCCTTCTTTCAGTGACGTCGCTCTTCAAGGCGAGACGACCAGCAAAGACTCTTTGCAGTCTGCCTTCCTTGCGTTTCGTCCTGGTCCATTcacgggagagagagacacgcggcaCGGGCCTGGCCGCCTCGACGCGGAGGGTGGTGAGGGTTCTCCGTTCGCGTCATTTCACTCCGAACCCGCGTCTTCCTTGCCTTGGTCTTTCGCCAGAGAAGCTTCTATGGAGGAGGGTGACCTCCTCCCCCTAACCCTCTTGTCTTCGatttcgcctccctcgcgcttcgcgcgctctgcttcctcctcgactCCGCCGTCCTCCAGCGCTTCGTCGCGGGATCTTCCTCGGCGTTTAGGAGGGCGCGACTCCCGTGGCCTGGACCTCCAGCTTCTTGGTGtgggcggcgcatgcgcagaggagcctggcgagccgcagagacagggagCGCAGCTGCCAGCCAGAAAGGCACCGTGGCTGTGCGACGTGGATACTGTTGAGAATAGCCTCACCGAAGAGCTGCATCGCGTGAgatgctgcgtcgccgcaggggaGAGAGCGGACCGCGTGTTTGCGGCACCCCGCACGCCGCCCTGCCTCGAAGCCGATTTCGCTtccgacgaggaggaggaagaagcgagcaGCTTCCTCTTTACAGGACTTCGAGACCCCGCGTCGTGGGCAGATCCAgcccttcctcgcgcggcgttcgGCTCCCGCCGAGGAACCGAAAGCAGACGAGAGTCAGGGGAGGCCCGCCAAAGAGAGAGGCCGGTTCAAAGCGGCACGTGTGCAGATGCCCGTTTCAAGAATTTTGGTTCACCCCTAtctggcgccgcgccacgCCTGGCCTTCCTCAGTGCAGTTTTCGGGGGACGAGGGACAGGCAGAATGCACCTAAGCGAGTCCGCCaagtcgcggcggagccaCTCTGCCTGCATTGACACCGCGACGTGGCAGCAGCGTGACACTCAGTCGTGGACGGATGCTTCGCTCCGCAGCGCGGCCCCTGGGGACTTCCGGAGTCG gaccgaggagctccgcgcaTTGACGCGAATGGCGTACCGCCGCTTCGGAGTGAGCCGCCTGTGGCCAAGCAAGCCACGGCGCAACTTGGATTTGCCAGACTCAGTCCTGCATCCGTTTCCCTCGTTTCCGATGGACTGgtcggcgaagaagggctTCTTCGCCACCGCCCTTTTGTCGCGGCTCTACATCGCCAACACAGACAACACCTGTGCGCCGGAGGGAGGGGCGATTTGCCTCTGGGACGCGGCTGAGCCGCGGGGAGTCCGCGACTTTCTCGGAGGCCACAGCCTCCCAGGGGCGTCATTGTCAGCTTCATCCGAATGGCCGTCGtcccgctctgcgtcgccttcctcgtctcagCCGGCGCAACGCCACGGAGAGCTCTTTTTCGCCTCGGCTGAGGGGAGGCATGCATCGTCCCCTCCGCGCCACTCCGCGCGGGCTTCCCAGCGCACCGCGGGCGAACCTGCGACAGAGCAGgatggaggcgcggcggggaggaCATCGACTTTGTCCTCGACGGGTCGAGAGTCTCCTTTTCACCTGTTTTCGTCCTCTCAAGACTTTGCCTTCCTGTCGCAGACATCGTCCGCGTCACCCGCCCTCagggcctcctcgcgctccctGTTCTgcccctcgccggcgcggcaggggACTGGATACCCAGGCAATTCggcgcgctcgtcgtcggTGCCCTGTGCCTCTCCGTGCGGGTGCTGCCTCGGGGCTTCCGCGCCTTTtgtcgcgtcgccgcctctgcttctccccgcgccgccgcgcaccgaAGACAGCGGCGTGCCAGCGGAGGATACGTGGAGGGAGAGTGAGGAGGGACGAGCTTCGCAGACGCAGTCCGTTTTCGTCTCTCCTGGCGTCTTCCCGAGTGCCCGCGCAAGCGCTGACCACCAGGATGGGGGTgagcgcctctccgcctctttgccttctccgctttcCGCTGCTCTTCTTCACTCGCTTTCAGCGCTAGCGCCCAACCCTCTGCCGTCTCCAActggcgcgtctccctcgtctcttcccgcgcctccgtcgtctcctctctcggaTATGAACTCCGTGGCCCTCCCGCCACCTGTGGGCGACGGgccgtctctcttctgtgcctcgcttctccctccgccctcgtcttTCCCAGCTCCTGCGACTGGCTCACGtccgtcctcctctgcctaCGCCCcagcccctgcggcgcccgcgagcgcttcctcttcttccgcgccgcgtctccccgcggcgcgtccgcctccgctctcgctgTGGCCTTCGGAGGCGTCTTTgtccgtcgctctcctctctgcgcccgcttcttctgcgccgtctgcgtctgcgtctgccccCGTTCCCCCCCTCGCGGCTAGTCCGCTGGTGACGGCGGTCCGTTTCTGTCGCACCGAGGAGCTCCTTCTCGCAGTGGGcttcgagagcggcgaagtCGAGATTTGGGCGCCCTTCCCGGCAGTTGACAGCtgtgtcgccgcgcgtccctcgcggATGACGCGGCCGGTCTGCGCCTCGAGATCCGCGACCTCGGAtccgcgcctcttccgcgtggGTGTGTCGAGCCTGTGCCACTCGAGAAGAAGGGCTGCCACACGACGCCAGAATGGAGAAAAGACGGCAGACGCCAGGGCCCAGAGTCCGGGGCGAGACGACCGCACTCGCGCCCTCTCGGAAGTCGACAGCGTGCACGCTggggcggagggagacgTCGTATGTGCGTCTCGCGGGCGACTGCAATCATATGaggcagagcgccgcggactACCAAGCGCGAGAACGAAACCTGCTCCCAGCTCGAGGGCCTTTTCAGACGCTCCCCAGCTGCGGAGCGACACAGAAGCCTCCCAACCGTCTTCGGCGCTGCCGTGCCTGCTGTCAACGAGCCACCTTTTCTCtggcgcgtcgtctcgcccTCAGACCGACGCCCGCCTTCAGacgcgtgctgcagcgccttccgcgccctgTGCCGAGCCTCAACAACCGCAAGCGACGGAAGAGGGCAGCCCCGTTGTCTCCCTCGCTTGGCATCCTTCGCGTTTGCTTCTCGCGTCAGGGCACGCGAGTGGCGTGGTTGTGCTGTGGAGGTTTGCGAGGAACACGGGCTCGGATCCGAACGAGGCAAGAAAGGGTGAGGGGAGAAAACGAACGCGGGCGACccgagaggcaggcgacgtgCGTGGAttcgccgctctcgaagaagccgcggggccgcgcgcgcgtgccgaGCTCGCTGGCATtgaggaagcagagcgcCTGGAATTTTTCGAGAAACATCTCCCACGAGGGTCGTCCTCCGACGCCGAAATCCTGACCAATGTGCAAATGGTCCGTGTCCACATTTTCCGTGTGGATTtgctcgcgtcttccgcgcctctgtcgTCTCCTTTCCCGttctcttccgccgccttgcTTGCGTCAACTgcgctcgtctcctcttcctgcttccagccctctgcggccgccgccttctcgcggcgcgcgcgtgccgctCCTGAAGGTGCTTCATCACGGACCTGTAGAGAGCAgcgccctctgcctctcctgcgcgaatggggcgaagaggcggtagcggcggcggtcggcgagagggagagcgagagggagagggaggatcGTTTCACTGAATGGCCAGTGCGCCTGGCGTGGGACGCCGCTGGAGAGAGTCTCGCGGttggcggcagccgcggcacgctgatcttcttctctctttctcacCTCCTGCAGTACTTTCGCGAGGTCGATCGCCTGACAGACCGGCTCCGGCGGCACCTGGGGGACTTGAGAAGCTCGTTTGCTCTCTCTGAGCAGCGTTGCGCGCGCCCGGCCCCTGCGATactcgcgtcgccggcggctgtgCCTCCATTGACCACGGGGGCTGCGGTTGAGGAAGCGCCGTTCCAGAAAAGACTCCGACAAGGCGCGTTCCGCtttgcggcggccgcgtctctctaCGGTGCTGCATACTGTGCCGAGGAAGCCCGGTCAGGGAGAGAGGGACTGTGTTTTGAGGGAATCGtagagacacacgcagacggagagcgagagactgCGCACGTGACCCGCCCACTTTGCTCCATCGTGTCTCCGTCCgcacgcgcggagactgcggcgctTCCCACTCTCCTGGTGTCGTCTTCGGCGACCAACACGAACCGCTCTTCACCTTTCTTCTCAGgcccctgcgcggcgccttgcgCGGAAGTCGGacaggcagcgccgctgccccccAGCGGCGCCCTGATGGAAGCCATCAAGTCCGCACAGGTCGTGTGTggagagctgcagaggctgcagagagcgcgagcgaatCTCAAGGCAGCATCGGTGGCGGATGCTTCAGAGGGACTCAaagcaggcgaagcgccttctcccgccttcccgccgtcgcctctcgcgacgGTCAGCAACGTCTCCACGCGCACCGGGTCGTCGCCCCCAGACACACCCCTAGGCCTGTTGActggccgcgcggcggcagaccaagagacggcggcgaggcctgtgggcgcagctgaggcacgcgcgaagaaggTCGATCACGtggacgaggcagcggccgccgcaagcgcctcgcctgcccAAGCCGCATGCGAGACGAACGGActcagcgccgcagagacgacggaggaACCCGGCGGGAAGCAAACGGCATGGCCTGCGGGGGGTGGCGACGCCTCCAAGGGGCGAAACGAAACGCCCTGCCAGGCCCCGCGACCCCCGAGAGAAGTGGAGAGCGCTGCGCCGAACTCCTGTCGAGCGAACGACAGCGTCGTGTTTCAGGATGAGAACATCTGCAacgcgcctcgtcttctccgtcgcgtcggcgcgtcACACGAGCTCCGCAGAAGTGCCCTGGAGGAAGAATccgaggcgcgaccgcggggcGGCGTTTCCAACGTGGCGATTTCCAGTCCCAAGTTTGAGTCcggagagacgccgaggcaagcctcgtcgctgtcggaGTGTCCGTGGcaggcgcgtgtgtctccgcctgccttgccggcgccgagcgagcaCAACGAGCCTGCTGCATCGGAGAGCGGCCCGCCGCAGCACCTGTGGCGGGCGTTTcagaaggaagaagacgcgcgacgcagggcgTTTTCTGCACAAGTGGagagtctcctctctcgaTTCCGCCGCGCCAAAGagcgcctgctcgcctccttcctccctgAGCGAGCGCCTGGACAGGGGACCTGCCTCAAGCCCGACCTGCTCGTGGCCTGTGCAGTGGAGAAGAGAGCGCTGCGTCCGCCCCGAGACGGGCGGCCGGGCTGCAACCCTCCCGAGGCAGAGAGTCACGCCGACCGCGTCGCTGGTCAGCGCTTCtgccgcgagctgctgggcATCAAGAACGTGCTCAGCCACGCGCATGGGGGCGGCGTGACGGCCCTCGAGTGGTGTGAGCACGACGCAGCAGTCATCGTCTCGGCTGGCGAAGAGTtcgacgaggcgctcgtCCCAGAGGCCCCTCGGCTTGGGGCggacagaagagaggaaggccaTGACGCGGAAACGGGCCGACAGCCCGCAAAAAACACTcaagccgcgaggcgcggcgaggaaagACGACCTGCAGGCAGCACGGTCGCGCTCTGGCGCGTCAGCGAGGGACACCGCTCCGGCCCCGAGCGCCTCTTCACGATTCGGCTCGAGGGACTG GTGACGTCGTTTCTCTGGAGTCGCCTGACTGGGGAGCTGCTCATGAGCCacgccagctgcgcgcgcccgtGGGCTccgtctctgtcttcttaCTCGCTCCCTGCTCcctcttcggcctcttctgcgtcatCGTCGgggtcctcctccgcgcatGCCGAAGGCTCACCTTCCTCGACGTCTGCCTCGACCTCACCCTTGGCGTTCAgcttcgcgtccgccgctgAGGCGGTGCCGTCCTTCCGGCGCGAactcgcgtcttcgcgctcgcggcgaaggaTGCCGTTTTCTCCTCCCTTCTTTAgtcagcagcgacgcggcgacgaggcgacagcagagcggcgcggcgagccaaGTTCAGTCGAGGTTCTTggggcgcgcgaaggccgtgAGGACGCGTGGAAGaagggcagcagccgcgggcggTGGGGAGTCACCGTCTGGCGCTACGTGAACGAAGAGTCTTTCGCAGctctcgcgtcctcgtctgctgcgttcCTCGAACAcgagctgccggcgccttTGGCGGCGTTTGGTCGGCAGGCGATCCGCCCGAAGCgtgcgccgagagagagttCGCGACCTGCGtttcgccttcctgcgcTTGTCAAGGTCGGCGAGCTGGGGACGCCGCCGTGCCTcaagacgcgcccgccggcgtcgccgccttcctggCTAGCGGAACCCGCTAGCCGGAACGCAGGCTTCTTCCTCCACTCTCAGGACACGCTGCTTTTCACGTCTTCCCGGCAGACGGAGGGCGAcgtcgcggaggaagctCACGCGCAGGCCGATCCTCCCGCGGAGCCAGGAGTTGAGCCATCGGaaagccgcggcagcagatccgctgcggctgctcccACCACGCGCccagcgtctctcgcgcagccgtcctcgtctctcctcctcgcctcggcgtctcctcgcccctccGTCGCTCTTCCGGCCCCAGCACCTGCAGAGCCCGAGCGCGTGGGGCGccgaccgccgcgcctggcggAGGTCGGCGACGGACTCCCCGGCACGGAGGCCCGCGACCGGCGAACGCCTAGGGGCCCCCTTCCGACCGCAGGCCCTTTGTCGCCCACGGGCTCTCTGCCGGGGGGTCCCTTCGCGTCTGAGTGGGATGCCTTTTTGGCTGCGCGGGACGCCGGCGTGGAGTCCTCGGTGTATCTCGAAGCGGACAACGCGAGCTGTCTGATTCAGAGTGCGGACGGATCGGTGATTGCCTACTGGTCGCTGCCTACCGAACTGATCACCGTGTGGGaactgcctgcgccgcaggcccccgaCCCCGCGCGCACGCTAAACCGGCCGCGGGCGGTGGAGGAacccggcgcggcgctcgactcagacgagggcgacccagacgacgcgggcgcgtgggCGCTCGGCGGGGACGATGACTCCCGAGGAGGCTTTTTGCTGGGGCGGTCGCGCCACGCcggtcgcagcggcggacaGAGGGCGAAACGAGAGAAGGAGGGGAACGCGACGCGGGTCTCGTCGGGCTCCTGCATTGCCGCACGGCCGGCGGCTCGGAGGCCAGTGGCAGAGAGCGTGCGCTGGGGCGAGGATCTGAGTGTGGCgtggcttcgccgcgcgtctcaggcggggcggcgccgagacacgctgctgcatgcggagaggcagacgccagagacagaagaaggACACTTGAGATGCTGCCGGAAGAGCGCATACGAACCAGAGGACGCGAGGGAAGCCAGAAGCGAATCGAGGTCAGGGCTGGGACCCCTTTTTAGAAAAAACCTCCTGTCGAGAAGTGTCCAGTCGCGGCAGGCATTTTCGCTTCCTGGGTGGACGCAGAGAACCCAGAAGGACGAGGGGAAGATCGagagcgcgctgcagccaggCCGGTTCAGACACTGTGCAGAGGATGTGCAAGACGAAGACCACGAacaggaagacgaagggCACGTGTCTGATTTCTTCCGACTCGGAGCGAaaacggcgagccgcgcgctggcggccatGCGGTGA
- a CDS encoding putative troponin c, isotype gamma (encoded by transcript BESB_029100) → MFVAPFNLSRQRRVELRQAFDDLDTKKIGYLSLERFVFLLKSIGVNISKRDLLAVTAENQERGDFSFEDLLLVAQVVYNDVAIERGLLKALRQICPKGAKAIPTATLREYLLKLGMGVKLSEEEVDMFLRIECDPEMKGFVDFETFIYRLVAAHVQRGRRGKAGWSCATRRRGVASWSVRGHWYRSSYGSST, encoded by the exons ATGTTTGTCGCGCCCTTCAATCTCTCGCGGCAGCGG CGCGTCGAGCTCAGACAGGCCTTCGACGACTTGGACACCAAGAAAATTGGCTACCTGAGCTTGGAACGCTTTGTCTTCTTGCTGAAGTCTATCGGCGTGAACATATCAAAGCGCGATTTGCTCGCCGTCACAGCAG AGAATCAAGAAAGAGGAGACTTTTCCTTCGAGGATTTGCTGCTCGTTGCTCAAGTCGTGTACAATGATGTCGCGATcgagcgcggcctgctgAAAGCTCTCAGACAGATTTGCCCCAAGGGCGCCAAGGCCATCCCGACAGCGACCTTGCGGGAGTATCTTTTGAAACTCG GCATGGGTGTCAAACtaagcgaagaagaggttGACATGTTTCTGCGGATCGAGTGTGACCCGGAGATGAAGGGATTTGTCGACTTCGAGACGTTCATCTACAGGTTGGTGGCCGCCCATgtgcagcgaggcaggcgagggaAAGCGGGCT GGTCCTGCGCGACtagacgccgcggcgtggcTTCATGGAGTGTCCGCGGCCACTGGTACCGTTCCTCCTACGGCAGCAGCACCTGA